ATATAGCCTAAGCGAAGTCCAATAAAGTAAAGGATATGATCTCCAAATGCGATTTCGACTTGTGTGTTACGATCCGGCCGTTCTTCCTCCGTGCCATAAAAAAGTATTCCACCAAGCATTAAATGTAAAAGTAGTCTTCGTCCATCATGAAGATGAAACAAAATATACTTGGCACGCCGCTCAACAAAAACAACACGCGCACCGATCAATGCATTTCTAAAAGCTTCTGTTTCCATATTAATTGATTTTTCTCTGTTCACGATTACATCAGATATTGGCACATTTATAATATGCTGACTAAGCAGCTTTCTATAATTCTCCATTTCCGGCAATTCCGGCATAGCTCATCGTCCCTTCTAGGTTGGTGAAGTAATAAGATCCTAGCTATTATACACCGAGAAACGTTTTAAGTTCAGTTAAATCGGCACAAATTTCATCCGGTGAGATTCCGGTAAGGTTTTTATAGTGGTCAAGATTTTCTGCATTGGTTAATCCGGTAAATACAAGAACTGTACGACAGCCCGCATTTACTCCAGCTGCTATATCTGTACGCATATTATCACCGACAACCACTGCATGTTCAGGCTCTATACCAAGAAGATCTGTCGCAAATTTGATTAAATGGGATTCCGGCTTGCCAATCACTACCGGACTCACTCCACTAGCAGCCTCGATGGCTGCTCCGATCGTACCTGCGCCAGGCATAATGCCATCATCTGATGGCAGCATTAAGTCTGGGTTAGTGAGTACAAACTTTGCTCCTCCCAGAATCCAGCGTGAAGCTTGCGAGAGCGACGTATAGTTGAAGGAGCGATCGATGCCTTGCAGTACATAATCGGGTGAGTCTGTGACAATGCGGAGCCCAGCTTCGGTACAAGCCACATGCAAACCCTCTTCTCCAAGTATCGCCACTGCAGCCCCAGGTGATTCCTCAGCTATGTAACGTGCGGCCGCCATTGATGAGGTACATACCTCCTCAGCTTTCGCATCGATTCCCATTCCACATAAATGTGCAGCCACATTAGCAGCTGTACGCGATGAATTGTTGGTAACAAATAAAAAAGGAATGCCCACTTCACGCAGACCTTTAATCAGTAAATCAGCACCAGGAATCATTTTTTGCCCATGGTATAACGTACCATCTAAGTCAATCAATAATCCTTTAATCTGTTCCATTATAAATCCCTCTATTTCCATAAAAAATTAATTAATGCGATAAATTAATAATGGTATTAATAAACATTCAACCTAAGCCCAGCTTGGATTTAGAATGATTAATAATACTTTTTGTTTGGTGGTATTGTCCGTTTATTTTCGGCAAGATTTCCAGCCATTCGTACCTCTTTCACGCTGTAATTACTTTAAATCTAACACACTTCGTCGAATGAAATCGAACGAGAGACTCTTCCAGCATTTTTTAGCATAGCACTGTCATTTCCTGCGCTTTCCCGGAAAATAATCATTTCCCCAATTGCCCGTTTTGTCTTCGATAAATTGGATATGTGCCGAATTCCTCCGCTAATAATGTCTCTGGAAAAATGAGTTCAGCTTCTTCCAGCAAAGGAATTAACTCTTCAGACGAACTGTAACGAGAGCTGAAATGAGTCAACAATAGTTGGCCTGCATTGGCTTCCTTTGCTAGCTCTGCAGCTTGACGTGCGGTACTGTGATGGTATTGATACGCCATTTCTGCCAGATCATGAGCAAAGGTTGCTTCATGAACGATAAGGTCTGCATGAAGTGAGAGTTCTAAAGCTCCTGAACAAGGTCTTGTGTCTCCCAAGATCGTAACAATACGCCCTCTTTTAGGTTCTCTAACAACATCAGCAGCGCAGATACGAACACCGTCATCCGTTATAACATCTTCACCTTTTTTTAATTTTCCATATAACGGTCCAGGCTTTAAGCCAAAACTCTTTAGTAATTCCGTATTGAGGCTCCCAGGACTATCCTTTTCCGTTACCCGGTAACCATAGCTATCAATACGATGCTCTAATAATGCTGCCTCCACTTTAAAACCATCATCCTCAAATACCGTTCCTCCTGTATGCTCAACAATCTCAATCTTGTATGGAATTCGGGATTGGCTCACAGCTAAGGATATATCTAAGTATGCCTTCAATCCAGGTGGACCATAAACCGTTAAAGGAGAAGTCCCTCCCTGATAACCACGACTAGATAATAAACCTGGAAGACCAAATAGATGATCTCCGTGTAAGTGTGTAATAAATAGCTTTTCCAGCTTCCCTAGGCGAATCGGTGAGCGAAGAACCTGATGCTGAGTCCCTTCCCCGCAATCGAACATCCAAATGCTACGGCGTTCTTCAAGAAGTCTTAATGCAATCGACGTTACATTGCGTTGTATAGTTGGTACCCCTGCATTCGTACCTAAAAAATATAATTCCATCCTTTGTCCTCCCTTCGTCTTAACGGCTGAACAATCTCTTATCTATTCTAAACGTCCTTCTTCCAGCAAAAAACCCCCCAGTTACGGGAGGTTCCGCTGAAAGGGATACAATCCCCCTACAGACCGGGTGTATAAATGAAAGAATTACAGCTTCTCTACATTAAAATACTGCGCTTCTGGATGAGCGAATACCATCGCCGAAACGGAAGCCTCAGGCTCCATCATAAAGCCTTCTGTAAGGTGAACACCGATATCCTCTGGGGATAATAGTTTAAATAGTGGTCCCTGATCTTCCAGATCTGGGCATGCAGGATAACCAAAGGATACACGAATCCCTTGATATCTTGCCCCATGTCTTTGTTTCATGGTCATATCTGCAGGATCTGGGAAGCCCCATGTATCACGCATCATATGATGAACACGCTCCGCTAATCCTTCTGCTACTTCCAGCGCTACAGATTGTAACGCATGTGAGCGTAAATAATCGCCATTATCCTTAAGGGCTGTAGAGAGCTCACGAACACCGTGTCCCGCTGTTACCACGAGGAATCCAACATAGTCCATCATTCCACTGTCGACCGACTTCAAAAAGTCCGCTAGACAGAGATAAGGCTCAACACCTTGTCTTGGGAAAGTAAAGGTATGCAGAATCTCGGCTGTATTCTGTGGATTATACACGATAATATCGTTACCACTTGATTGTGCCGGAAAGAATTGATACATCGCATGAGGAGTAATCGTACCTTCCAGCATCGCTTGATGTAGAATGTCATCGACAGTACCTTTCAACTCCACAGTCCGCTCATCACCAGCAGCTAATTGCGCCTCTACAGAACCTCGTAGCCCCAGATGGTGACCGAGCAGCATTTGCATGTTCACATAAGGGATAATATGCCCCAATGGATAATTACGAATGACATGGCGCTCTAAATCGGGTGGAACAAATACAGGTGCATCTGGAGAAATTTTGGAGCGTACAGCTCTAGTCAGCGTAGGAAGCTCTTGCTTAGGAGCAACTGCCACTGCGGATTCTGCTTCCACTCGAATTTCCTCGGCAATTTTCTCCCGTTCAACAGGATTCATAAGCCGATTAGCAATATCGAGTCCATCCATAGCATCCTTAGCATATAATACCAGTCCATCATATTCCGGCCGGATACGTGTTTTGGTGAACTTGCGGGTCAAGGCAGCACCACCTACCATAATAGGCACATCAATCCCAGCCGTGCGTAGGTCTTGCGCAGTCAGCACCATCTGCTGTGCCGATTTTACGAGTAGTCCAGACAATCCGATCGCATCGGCTTTTTCACGACGAAACGCTTCGATAATGGTCTCAGGTGGTACTTTTATACCCAAATTAATGATCTGATAACCATTATTGGATAAGATGATCTCCACCAGATTCTTACCTATATCATGCACGTCGCCTTTTACAGTTGCCAGCATGATCTTACCTTTTACCGATGTCTCATCCTTCTTCATAAACTGCTCTAAATGACCAACAGAAGCCTTCATCACTTCAGCGCTTTGCAGCACCTCAGCAACAATCAACTCATTGTTATTAAACAGCCGTCCAACCTCTGACATCCCGGCCATTAGCGGGCCATTGATAATCTCCAAAGGTCCTGATTTGGTAAGCGCCTCATTAAGGTCTGGAATAAGTCCTTCTTTGGTGCCTTCAACTACATATGAAGCCAGACGCTCTTCTAGTGACAGGTTAGAAATTTTCTCTTTTTTCTCAACCTTTTTCCCTCGGAAGGCGGCTACAAAAGCAGCAAGCGTGTCGTCATTCGTATTATAAATTAATTCCTCCGCAAGACGACGGTCTTCAGCAGGAATAGACGCATAACGTTCTACCTTCTCGGTATTTACGATCGCATAATCCAATCCAGCCTTAGTGCACTCATAGAGGAATACTGAATTCAGCACTTCACGTCCTGCTTCCGGTAATCCAAAGGAAACGTTGCTGATCCCCAAGATCGTATGAACACCTGGAAGTGCTTCTTTGATTAGACGAATCCCATCAATAGTTTCTTTAGCAGAGCCAATATATTGTTCATCCCCGGTTCCTACAGGGAACACAAGCGTGTCGAAAATAAGGTCTTCTCCAGCTAATCCGTATTTGTTCACTAGTAAGTCGTAGGAGCGTTTGGCAACTTCCAGTTTGTCCGTAGCCTTGATTGCTTGTCCTGTCTCATCAATCGTACCCACTACGATAGCTGCGCCATACTTATGAATCAATGGAGTGACCAGCTCAAATTTTTCTTCACCATCTTCAAGGTTAATGGAGTTAATTATCGCCTTACCTTGACAGTACTGTAATGCCAGATCAATAACCTTCGGATCGGTAGTATCGATCATCAAAGGAACTTTAACCTTTTTTACAACTAATTCTAGAAACAGCTTAATATCTTCAATCTCATCACGGTCCGGATCTTGCACGCAGACGTCGATAACTTGAGCACCACTCTTCACCTGTGCACGGGCAATTTCTGAGGCTTCCTCATATTTACCTTCGACGATAAGACGTTTAAACTTACGCGATCCTAATACATTCGTACGTTCACCAACCATGTATGGACGGTTGTCGTTCTCAATATAAATAGGTTCAATCCCAGAAAGTGCCGGCGGATGATTTCCTGCAAGCGGACGTGGAGGGAATTGTGAAAGTGCCTCCGACATAGCACGGATATGTTCCGGTGTCGTTCCGCAACAACCTCCCGCAATGTTAAGCCATCCCTTTTCTGCAAACGCAGCAATTTTACGCGCAAGAGAATCAGGAGATTCATGATAATGCCCATTCTCATCTGGCAGTCCAGCGTTCGGATAACAACTCACAGCCGCTGAAGAGATTGCAGAAAGTGAACGAATATGATCACGCATGAACTCTGGACCCGTCGCACAGTTCAGACCTATAGAGATAGGCTTCAGATGTTCTAAAGAAATATAGAATGCTTCAATGTTCTGACCAGCAAGTGTGGTACCCATCGGCTCTATTGTTCCCGAAATCATCACTGGCAATTTGATACCCGTCTTCTCAAATGCATTTCGAATACCTATACTTCCAGCTTTCACGTTCAGCGTATCCTGAGAGGTCTCTAGCAATAACGCATCTACTTGACCATCAATCAATGCCACTGCCTGTTCCTCGTAGCTATCAACGAGCTCTTGGAAAGTGACGCCTCCTGTAACAGAGAGTGTCTTTGTTGTAGGACCCATCGCACCTACGACATAGCGGGGACGATCTGGTGTATCATATTTATCAACGGCATTGCGAGCTAGCTTTGCTGCAACCAGATTAATTTCACGAGCCCGCTGCGGAATATCATATTCAGCAAGTACAACAGACGTTGCACCAAATGTATTCGTTTCAATGAGATCAGCACCTGCTTCTAGATACTGCTCATGAATCGTCTGAATTACTTCTGGACGAGTTAATACTAGCATTTCATTACAGCCGTCCAATTCTTCCCCACCAAAATCCTCACCTGTCAGAGGCACCTGTTGGATCATTGTGCCCATTGCACCATCTAGAATTAATATTCTTTGTTGTAAGCTTTCCTCAAGTGTATATTTAGCCAACGTATAGTCCCCCCAGTAAAACATTAGAGTAAGTTTAGCAGAATAAAGGAATTTCGAAAAGCCTTCCTTTCCACTCTGCATTATCTGTAATCATAGGAATTGCTATTCTTTTAATTATGGTTTTACAGAGAGTTCTTTATTAGGCATAGAATGTTGAGTTCTAGCAGTTACGTGTGATGTAACAATATATTGTCCTTCTTTCGTTAGTGTTCCCTCTGCTTGATAGATTCCATCACTGACTAGCTTCCCTTTAAATTCAATTTTCTGTTCACTATCATCTTTACTCACAATTTCGAACAGAACCTCTTTCGCATCATCTACTGCCAAGTTGTCTTGCGTCACCACTGCTTCAAAGGTCACCTTCTGATTTACAACAACCTCTTCAGGATTCCAATGTAACTCGACCTTGATAGGTTCCATAGACATGTCCATGTTCATATTCATATTATGTACGCCAGAATGTTTAGTTTGGTCTGATGAACATCCTCCCAATACTAAAAGTGTTGCACCTAATAATAAAGGAACTATTGTTCTTGAAATCTTCATTTAGATTCCTCCCAGTCGAATTGATTACTAAGAATCTACCAATTCATGTTATACATTCTCCATCTATTATACACATTATTATTGGTTTTTCAGTATTTCGCATTAATTCAGCTAAACTCTTGTGACTTAAATCATATACTAGTAAATCTCATCTATCATATTAAATATGATGTAGATATAAAAAAGACAGCAAGTCTCCTAGATACCTAGGAACTCACTGCCTTCTTAAAGCTTAAATGAATGAAATTTTATAGAGATTGGACTAATGAAAGAAGCTCTCCAAGATGTTTGATTTCATAATCCGGCTGAATTTCCGGATCTGGCTGTTTGCCTTTTCTATTAATCCAAACTGTAGTCAAACCTGTTGCCAGCCCACCACGAATATCAGTTGTAAGCTTATCTCCGACCATAACTCCTTGCTCAGGTGCAATATCTAAAAGTTCTAGGGCATGCAGAAAAATTTCCTTATCCGGCTTTCCTTTTCCGAAGCTTCCAGAAATCACGATGTGATCAAAGAAAGGAACGATTTCAGGTACGCCATCTAGTTTCTCTTGTTGCAATGCAGGGCATCCATTAGTCAGAAGCAATAGCTTCACTTTTCCCTTCAGTTCTTCAAGCACCTGAATCGTTTCTTCATAGATGTAAGGTCGATTTCTACGCTCTGCTGCGAATTTGGCTGCTAATGTCTCAGCAAGAGCTTCGTCCTCTACACCAAGTGCTGCAAGACCACGACGCCATGCCTCTTTACGATATCCCGGTGCAAGCTGCTCCAATTGACGGAATTCCGGCTGTTCACCTGCAGTAAAGTTCCCCCAAAGTGCTTCAAACGGATTAATCCCAATCATCTTTGTAAACGGGTTCGTTTCGTAGGATTCATATAGTCCAATGGCTTCTTTACGCACCGCAAGTTCCAGTTCTTGTGGATCAATCGTATCCCCAGCGGCTTCACATGCAGAACGAAATGCTTCATTAACGCTCCGATCATCCCAGAGCAGTGTATCATCAAGGTCAAATAGTACGGCGGAAATTGGCATTACAGGTCTCCCTCTCCCATGGCTGGTTAATTTCTATTCGTGAACTACTTCAATTTGGTGAGCTTTTGCGAATGCTTCCAGTCGAGTCCCCATTGCATTGGTATCATAACGATTCATAAGTCTGGTAAAAATCCATTTCGTGCGTTTGCCTTTATGCTTAATTACAACAGCTCCACGCGAAAGGATGATTTTCTCAATATCAGAAGCTGGCAGATAACGTTCGCGGTTGAATTTTATAGTAGATAGTCTAGCATTCTCTACCTTCAAGTACGGACGTCGGAAGAACAGAAGTGCCGCTAGTAAGTAGTACAAAACGACTCCTAGCCAGTTCATAAGCATACCATTACCTTTGGCTTGGTCCACTGAACCAATCATCCAAAACATAGTACCAAGCACTAATAACACTACTGGAAATGCAATGTTACGGCCTTTAAAGGTTTCGCTGTTCTTACCAGGAGATTTAGATTTAGATGCGTAAATCGTTTCCTTCCCCTGTTTCTTTCTTTGCTTATTAATTTGCTGCGTGTTGCGTTGAACCATTCTTTCCCAAGAACGGGCCATATGCGTTCCCCCTAGTCATCCAGTAATATCTATGAAAAGGAACAGGGTGTTAATGCTTACGCCCCTTGTTACCTTGTTCATGCTCATCATTATCGACCAATTCAATCGTATTCAATTGTGCTCGGAAGTTATTGCGAATATTCCCCAAATAAATTTCACGAAGCTTGGCGCGTTCCGCCGTTTCCTCTTGATTAAGGCCTACGCTCTTCTGTTTGCGTGCCAATTCGTTAATACGCGCGACCAACTCATCAATATTCAAAACTTTCCCTCCCCTTATAAATTAATTCTAACTCTGCCATGAGAAAAAGAGCTTGTCAAGGTTTACTCCCTGCAAGCTCTTCATGTCCTCTTATTATGTTCTTAGAATATTAATATATAGGTAAAGTGAGAATATCTCCAGCATTAATCTGATTACCTTTAATGCCATTGAATTTTTTAATTCCTTCTATATATACAGCCGTTTTCATATCAGAAGGTTTATTCTCAAGAGCAATACTCCAAAGTGTATCTCCACGTTCAACCACTACGCGCTTCTCATCCTTCATTAAAGTAGTAGATCCTGCAAATACATTACCTACTACTGTAAGTCCTGATAGTACGAGCACAATGATCAATGTTAGTTTAATAACAAAATCTCTACGGAACAAACGCATCAAGCCTTCAAGCAAAAGCTCTGTAATCTCTTTAATCTGAGCTGAATAACGGGTAATAGGATTATGTCCTAAAGATTCAACCACTGGGGCTTTATCGTAGATGCTGCGGTATGTACTGTATTTTAACATGAATATCACCCTCCAAACACTTGTTCTTACTTTTGAAATTATAATAACACGAACATGTGTTTTGTTCAATACTATTTTAGAACAATTGTTCTCTTTTTTTCAGAGGTTAATATTTACCATATTCTTCATATAAAGAATCACTCTTATTGTTTAGATGAAGGAAACGCAATCAATACAAGACTACCATTTATTAACTCTTTCGAATTAATATTTATAATAGTTAGAACTTATGTTTGTGCGAACGGTAGTTCTATGTTATAATTTTCCCAAACATTACTATATGGGGTTGATTCCAATGTCAAAGATTTCAAGTCGCCAGCTGGCGATCCTGGAATTTATACGTAGCGAAGTCCGCAGCAAGGGTTATCCTCCTTCCGTCCGGGAGATTGGAGAAGCTGTTGGTCTTGCTTCCAGCTCCACAGTTCACGGTCATTTAGATCGGCTAGAGAAGAAGGGACTTATCCGTCGAGATCCAACGAAGCCTCGTGCGATAGAATTGCTTGGCCAAGAGGATTCCGAGAATGTCCATCATTTCGCGCAAACCGTCGCTCGCATTCCTGTCGTAGGTAAGGTTACCGCCGGGGTTCCTATCACTGCTACTGAGAATATTGAAGACTACTTCCCGCTTCCAACTCACTATGTTGGAGATAACAAAGTATTTATGTTATCGGTTCAAGGTGACAGTATGGTCGAAGCTGGGATTATGAATGGCGACTATGTTATTGTTCGTCAACAACAAACGGCTGATAACGGAGATATCGTTGTAGCTATGACCGAAGAAGATGAAGCAACCGTTAAGACTTTTTATAAAGAACGTGATCATATACGTCTTCAGCCGGAGAATCCGGCGTACGAGCCTCTTCGCCTTAATCGCGTGACCATTCTCGGCAGAGTTATCGGATTATTTCGAGATATCCACTAAGTATGCACTCCTACCAAGCGAAAACGGATACCGCCCTTTAAAGGACGGTATCCGTTTCTACGAGAAGTATAAGGATAGGGTATATCGTAAAAATATATACTTTCTTTTATTTTTTTAAAAGCTGTTCTGCAAATGCAGAACAGCTTTTTTATTGTTATCAAACTCCATTTATCAATTACAGAACATTTATTCTTATGGGCTAAAATGACCATTTTTAATGAATAACCGTTTAGGCATCCTCCTCATATCTTAATTAGAAAGGAGTGTTGCACAATGCCAAATTACCGGATTATAGTTGATCTGACGCAGCGTATGCTTTATCTTCTTGATAACGACATTGTGATCAGGGGCTTCCCAGTCGGAATCGGTAAAATGTTAACTCAATCACCACTCGGTGAATTCACAATCATTAACAAACAACCCGATCCAGGTGGTCCATTTGGGGTCTTTTGGATGGGTCTATCTAAGCCTCACTATGGGATACATGGAAATAATGATCCCTCATCCATAGGGCACGAAGTATCCCACGGTTGTATTCGTATGTACAATGAAGATGTGTTAGCACTAGCTGCGATTGTTCCGATTGGAACACGAGTAACGATCAGGAATTAAATCTATCTCTATAGATAAACACGCCTCACTCATGGTTCAATGGAGGAGGCGTGTTTGTATTTATGTATTTTTGATGACCTAATAGGAATTATGTGGTTATATGTCGAATAATGTTAACAGGATTTCAAATTGAAAGGAAGTGTCTCGTTTTGAACAACTCAAAAATTAGAACCCTCGTCGATTTTAAAGTCGATGCACTTGTTAAACTCTCTGGCTTATTGTTAAATAACGATCAAGCGAGTGGAAAAAAAGTAAATTTACTCACCTCATTCGGCAGTATTCAAGGGACCATCTCCCCTTCCACCTCCAATAAAGAGGATGTTTTTGACTTAAAATCTCTAATGGATGATGTCATTGTAGATGAATACATATCTTATTTAGGTGCGGAACATCCCGATAAAAATTTCAGCTATAACTTTGTAGTCCTTAATGATGTTTCTGTAAGACCCTATACTCACTATGAATCTCCGATCGAATACAAACAGCTAATTGTTTATACTGATCAAATCACAGCCTTCAATTTCTTATGATTTTGACATATTTATTTTAAAAACCTCTCATCAGCACTCCAGCAGTTGCCACAATTTTGCACTCAGCTCGCAAAATCGGCAGATCTCTGGGTGCTTTCTCTTTTTCTAATCAATAGTCGTTTCCTAAATTCCCACGATTTTCGCTCTTAACAGATACTAGTAGAGTGAATTCAGGCATATCTTTCAATAAGCAATAAATCTTGCTCTACTGAGATCATTGGAGGTGTGATTACATGCTGATTTTCTTGATGTATATGTTTGCCATTGTAGGAGGAATTTTAATTCTAAGTGCCGTTATTATAGAATTAAAAAAACTATCTACTTCTTCTGAACTTTCTAAGCTGTTAAACGCAACCTCATCTTTTAATATTATATTCACCAAAACATTCATTCCGCCCAATCAATCTCACTTGATCGCCCTTAATGAACCTTATAAAAAAATAGCAATAGGTACCAGCAATCCAAAAACAAGCAAAAAAGCAATAGCAAAGCTTTACTCGTTCGACAATATAATGGGATCAGAGATTGTTGTTAACGCACTAACCCTTTCAAAAGTATCTAAACGACAACAAAACAGCAAATCAACTGCTTCAAGTGCGGATATTAATGTGCTTAATAACGTTGACGAAGAGGCTGATGTTATCGAGGAACTTACGCTTAAAATATACATGAACAGCAATGAAATACCTGTGTATAGTATTTCCTTCTTGCCAGGCTTACTGCCCATTCAACAATCCGATAATCAGTACAAAGAAGCTTACTCCCAAGTCCAACAATTACATGCGTTCTTCAGGTCGATCGTATCCGAATAAATGCCCCCCTTCCACCTCTGATTACTTCACTTTACTTTACCCAATTAGAAATTTTGAAAACCTTAAGGAAAGACAAAAAACGGTCCTTTTGGGGGGGCCGTTTTCGCTGCATCCAACATTCATTTTAAAATTGCACACTAAATCCGTTAAATTGGTGAATGCCCGTACCATGAGCGACAAGATCCCGTTCACGTAATTCACGAACTGCCTTCATAACCTCTTGCAAAATAGATGGATCTAGACCCAACGTATTATGAGAGCCAAATATTTGTGATACACCTGGAATTTTTGCAATTTTTTCTAATGAAGCCACTAAATCAACAGGACTAGTAGAGGGGTAAAAAGCATAAATTGGCGTAACATCATACAATAAATCCCCTGTAAACAGATACCCGTTCGCATGATCAAAGATGCTAATATGTCCTGGCGAATGACCCGGTGTGTGGTAAATTTCTAATCTACGCCCGCCTAAATCAAGCACATCTCCCTCTCGCAATAGAGCTGTTGGTTTCCCTTGATAAGGTGTATACGTATTAGGATCAAACGTCTCAGGAACAGGAAGAGTAATATCTCGGCTCATATCTTTTCTGATCTGGGCAAGGGACAAACCTCGTATTCCATTAATCAGCCAATCCTCATCCTCTTTATGAACATAGATCGTCTCAAATTGTCCATGACTGCCAATATGATCTGCATGCACATGCGTAGTGATGACAGCGATAGGTAAATCCGTTAACTGATCCGTTATTCTTTTTATATTATCGATGCCTAATCCCGTATCAATCAACACCGCTTGTTCTTTCCCTAACAACAAAAAAGAGTGCACCTTTTCCCAATGTCCATATTCACTGATTGCATAAGTAATTGGATCAATTTTCGTGACTGTGAACCATCGATCTTGAATCAAGTGTGATCCTCCATTCCGTTCCATTTCTCCCTTACCTGCTCTTCTCCTTTATAATAGTCCGCTTGTTGATCCGCCTGATAAATTTCTTGATAGGGGAGAATGTTGATTTTACCTGAGTCCGGATATTCGCAAACATCTATGCCCTGGTTCGTTCGGAGATCAAGATACTTGCAAGGTGCATCCGTATGATTATAAAGTTGATGCGCTCCTTCAGGTCCTATTTCAAAAAATAGCACATCACCTTCAGAAACCTCACTAAAACCCTCGGGAGTTCTTAACATCGCTTTTCCCGTCAAAATCACAAATATTTCTTCAGCGTTTCTATGAAAATGATAAGGAAAGGAATACTTATCTGGATCAAGCGATCTTATGTCGAAGACAAGATGTTTAGAATTAGCGATCTCAGCTAACCTCTCACTCGTATGCCAAGCAAACTCAGGGATCGGAGATAACTTTTGTTTAAATGAAACTGTATTTTCATTAAAAATCTTCGCCAAATATAACACCCCTCATCCATTACGCTTTTCTTTCAATATAATCGGTTTGGTACTTTATGTAAATGCAGATTATCAGATTTAATAATAAAAAAAGCCCCGCCAGCTTTGGCGAGACTCTTGTATGTGAAATATCCTATTTATTTTGAAGAACGATTTTGATTTCTCCATCTGAACTAAAACTTAAAACCGTGAAATCAGTATTGATTTCAAGTTCTTTCCAATCCTTAGGAAGCTGGTAAGCTAGTTTGCCACGAATTTTCTTTCCCGCAGCTAAAGCGCCGTCCATTGTTCCTACTTGACTATCCAAAGTATGAGCCAAGAGATCTTCATTTATGGAGAAGCTGTCTTGGTATGCATTGAACATTAGCATAGAGCTTACCATATAATCTTTACTGGAAATATTCTCAAGTATAATTCCGATTTCTACAAACTCATTACCCTCTGATGGTTGTACATAATCATTTCCTTTAGGCTTTTCCAGAGACTC
This genomic stretch from Paenibacillus sp. FSL H7-0737 harbors:
- the lexA gene encoding transcriptional repressor LexA — protein: MSKISSRQLAILEFIRSEVRSKGYPPSVREIGEAVGLASSSTVHGHLDRLEKKGLIRRDPTKPRAIELLGQEDSENVHHFAQTVARIPVVGKVTAGVPITATENIEDYFPLPTHYVGDNKVFMLSVQGDSMVEAGIMNGDYVIVRQQQTADNGDIVVAMTEEDEATVKTFYKERDHIRLQPENPAYEPLRLNRVTILGRVIGLFRDIH
- a CDS encoding DUF4352 domain-containing protein, with amino-acid sequence MKTKKPFFKKWWFWLIIVFVVIGVIGSQKNDSEPTVSKSEPAVAKVDDTAATEKPVEKEKPTSKPTEEPKETMITEVGQTITTKNFKLTVESLEKPKGNDYVQPSEGNEFVEIGIILENISSKDYMVSSMLMFNAYQDSFSINEDLLAHTLDSQVGTMDGALAAGKKIRGKLAYQLPKDWKELEINTDFTVLSFSSDGEIKIVLQNK
- a CDS encoding LysM peptidoglycan-binding domain-containing protein: MLKYSTYRSIYDKAPVVESLGHNPITRYSAQIKEITELLLEGLMRLFRRDFVIKLTLIIVLVLSGLTVVGNVFAGSTTLMKDEKRVVVERGDTLWSIALENKPSDMKTAVYIEGIKKFNGIKGNQINAGDILTLPIY
- a CDS encoding L,D-transpeptidase; translated protein: MPNYRIIVDLTQRMLYLLDNDIVIRGFPVGIGKMLTQSPLGEFTIINKQPDPGGPFGVFWMGLSKPHYGIHGNNDPSSIGHEVSHGCIRMYNEDVLALAAIVPIGTRVTIRN
- a CDS encoding cupin domain-containing protein: MAKIFNENTVSFKQKLSPIPEFAWHTSERLAEIANSKHLVFDIRSLDPDKYSFPYHFHRNAEEIFVILTGKAMLRTPEGFSEVSEGDVLFFEIGPEGAHQLYNHTDAPCKYLDLRTNQGIDVCEYPDSGKINILPYQEIYQADQQADYYKGEEQVREKWNGMEDHT
- a CDS encoding MBL fold metallo-hydrolase, with translation MIQDRWFTVTKIDPITYAISEYGHWEKVHSFLLLGKEQAVLIDTGLGIDNIKRITDQLTDLPIAVITTHVHADHIGSHGQFETIYVHKEDEDWLINGIRGLSLAQIRKDMSRDITLPVPETFDPNTYTPYQGKPTALLREGDVLDLGGRRLEIYHTPGHSPGHISIFDHANGYLFTGDLLYDVTPIYAFYPSTSPVDLVASLEKIAKIPGVSQIFGSHNTLGLDPSILQEVMKAVRELRERDLVAHGTGIHQFNGFSVQF